From Natronincola ferrireducens, the proteins below share one genomic window:
- a CDS encoding type I glutamate--ammonia ligase: MHKKVEDLIAEDMIYSLPSWAHDKDTLTKILKAHPNIQFVSVVAVDLGGNDTDEKIPISLILEDIEEFLSVGVQTDGSSVMLKGIASLNNAKIDLIPDLEANWIVDYNYDHTYEENGLPIGTLRMPAFIEHNEKRVDSRSILKRTVDYFTTEVKELLNKYPQALEELNVPSADDIEEIVLTTATELEFWVKTPEDYADEEKLSTSQMLKEQYWKRTKGNVRTAMEETIMLMEKYGFVPEMGHKEVGGVTARIGITGKLNHVMEQLEIDWKYSTALQCADNELFIRELVEEVFESHGLEVTFLAKPIEGVAGSGKHTHLGASLKLKNGKYINLFAPKDMKSGYLNAIGWGGLMGLLKNYEVVNPFVTSTNDAFNRLKPGFEAPICIVGSVGHSPQIPSRNRTVLVGLVRDINNPLATRFELRAPNPTTNVYLCVAAAYQTMLDGIKAAVTSKMDCKKLEMEFSKEAGKEKFYLEKDRAYRSEEDVFDDYTEEERNQHFGKPPATVWENLKAFESYPNKKEILFHGEAFSETIVESYKLSILDKWVKELAGRIIVDNMELVRNCKKLHGADNVTDLDVVNWEKINGMRNYLMKDSLERKSLFTQIREAIAVKNYDLVSNLQLEMSEKITKLKQLYSVYRRNLLEEVNGYYDHDRM; encoded by the coding sequence ATGCACAAGAAGGTAGAGGACTTAATAGCTGAAGATATGATTTATTCGTTGCCCAGCTGGGCCCATGACAAGGATACTTTGACAAAAATTTTAAAGGCTCATCCTAATATTCAGTTTGTATCGGTGGTAGCTGTGGATTTAGGAGGAAACGATACAGATGAAAAAATTCCTATTTCCTTAATTTTAGAGGATATAGAAGAGTTTTTAAGTGTAGGGGTCCAGACGGATGGCTCCAGTGTTATGCTTAAGGGCATTGCAAGCTTAAATAATGCTAAAATAGATTTGATACCAGATTTAGAAGCCAATTGGATTGTAGATTATAACTATGATCATACCTACGAGGAAAATGGTTTACCAATTGGTACTTTAAGAATGCCAGCATTTATAGAACATAATGAAAAAAGAGTAGATTCTAGATCTATACTTAAAAGAACCGTAGATTACTTTACTACAGAAGTTAAAGAATTACTTAATAAATATCCCCAAGCATTGGAGGAGTTAAATGTTCCTTCAGCAGATGATATTGAAGAAATTGTTTTAACCACAGCTACTGAGTTGGAATTTTGGGTAAAAACTCCTGAGGACTATGCAGATGAAGAAAAGCTTTCCACTTCCCAAATGTTGAAGGAACAATATTGGAAGCGAACCAAAGGCAATGTAAGAACAGCTATGGAAGAAACCATTATGTTAATGGAGAAATATGGATTTGTACCAGAAATGGGTCATAAAGAAGTAGGTGGTGTTACTGCTAGGATTGGTATTACTGGTAAGCTAAATCATGTTATGGAGCAGTTGGAAATAGATTGGAAATACAGTACTGCTCTACAATGTGCTGACAATGAGTTGTTTATAAGGGAATTGGTGGAAGAAGTTTTTGAAAGTCATGGGCTTGAAGTAACCTTTTTAGCAAAACCTATTGAAGGTGTGGCAGGCAGCGGTAAACATACTCATCTAGGTGCCAGCTTAAAATTAAAAAATGGCAAATATATTAATTTATTTGCCCCTAAGGATATGAAGAGTGGATATTTAAATGCCATTGGTTGGGGTGGGCTGATGGGTTTATTGAAAAATTATGAAGTAGTAAATCCCTTTGTAACCTCTACCAACGATGCCTTTAATCGATTAAAGCCTGGCTTCGAAGCCCCCATATGTATTGTAGGGTCTGTAGGCCACTCCCCACAAATACCCTCAAGAAATCGTACTGTGTTGGTGGGCTTAGTTAGAGATATTAATAATCCATTAGCCACTAGATTTGAATTAAGGGCACCGAACCCAACAACCAATGTATATTTATGTGTAGCAGCTGCCTATCAGACCATGCTGGATGGTATCAAAGCCGCAGTAACAAGCAAAATGGATTGTAAAAAATTAGAAATGGAATTTTCCAAAGAAGCAGGAAAAGAGAAATTTTATTTAGAAAAAGATCGAGCCTACCGTAGTGAAGAGGATGTATTTGATGATTATACAGAGGAAGAAAGAAATCAACACTTTGGTAAACCCCCGGCTACGGTGTGGGAAAATCTAAAGGCCTTTGAAAGCTATCCTAATAAAAAGGAAATCCTCTTCCATGGGGAAGCCTTCAGTGAAACTATTGTGGAATCCTATAAACTATCCATCCTAGACAAATGGGTAAAGGAATTGGCAGGAAGAATTATTGTAGATAATATGGAACTGGTCAGGAATTGTAAGAAGCTTCATGGGGCAGATAATGTCACTGATTTAGATGTGGTAAACTGGGAAAAAATCAACGGTATGAGGAATTATCTTATGAAGGATAGCCTTGAGAGAAAGTCTCTATTTACTCAGATTAGAGAAGCTATTGCAGTCAAAAATTACGACCTAGTATCAAATTTACAGCTGGAGATGTCGGAAAAAATTACAAAGCTAAAACAATTATACAGTGTCTATAGAAGAAACCTATTAGAAGAAGTCAATGGGTATTACGATCACGATAGAATGTAA
- a CDS encoding YtxH domain-containing protein, whose product MDLKNLQKRTQELKQLLDPKRTEREKKEEKKKAMSRGLAIGAFLGGLAGVFFAPDKGENTRRKTKEELEKIKENLQTEIVEGKEKLGVNLAEGKEKLTDIYEENKEIITEKFTTLKEKVKGQPEPNVATEEELEVDQEELAKEEA is encoded by the coding sequence ATGGATTTAAAAAATTTACAGAAAAGAACCCAAGAGTTGAAACAGCTTTTAGACCCTAAAAGGACAGAAAGAGAGAAAAAAGAAGAAAAGAAAAAAGCAATGTCAAGGGGTTTAGCTATTGGTGCCTTCCTAGGTGGTCTGGCAGGTGTATTTTTTGCCCCCGATAAGGGAGAAAACACAAGAAGAAAAACAAAGGAAGAATTGGAAAAGATCAAAGAAAACCTTCAAACCGAGATTGTAGAGGGAAAAGAAAAGTTAGGAGTCAACTTAGCTGAAGGGAAAGAAAAATTAACAGATATCTATGAGGAAAACAAGGAAATAATTACTGAAAAATTTACTACTCTTAAGGAAAAGGTGAAGGGTCAGCCAGAGCCTAATGTAGCAACAGAAGAGGAATTAGAGGTGGACCAAGAGGAATTAGCTAAAGAAGAAGCATAG
- the argC gene encoding N-acetyl-gamma-glutamyl-phosphate reductase translates to MIKVGIIGATGYVGGELTRLLSQHDKVEISFLDSRSYASMEYSRIYPNLKNIVEEKCISINIEENFDEVDLLFCALPHGLSQEAVKKVLNKGRKVIDLSADFRLKDGAIYEKWYGVDHGATEELKKAVYGLSEIYTQEIAEAQLVANPGCYPTSILLSLYPLLKEGIIKTKGIIIDSKSGVSGAGRSPSDANLFAQCNENLRAYGIGVHRHIPEIEQELSRAATEEVTVQFTPHLAPMTRGILSTIYISNDKKAAYRDIEGIYDSYYGAQPFVRFLGEEEYPQTKAVYGTNYCDIGVKIDDRTNNLVIVSAIDNLVKGAAGQAVQNMNLMFDFKVDEGLKQAPVWP, encoded by the coding sequence ATGATTAAGGTAGGTATTATTGGTGCAACTGGATATGTAGGTGGGGAGCTTACAAGGCTGCTTTCACAGCACGATAAAGTAGAAATAAGCTTTTTAGATTCTAGAAGCTATGCTTCTATGGAATATAGTAGGATTTATCCAAACCTAAAAAACATTGTAGAAGAAAAGTGTATTTCTATAAATATAGAAGAGAATTTTGATGAGGTTGATCTACTGTTTTGTGCCCTTCCCCATGGATTAAGTCAGGAAGCGGTAAAGAAGGTATTAAATAAGGGGAGGAAAGTCATCGATCTTTCAGCTGACTTTCGATTAAAGGATGGGGCTATCTATGAAAAATGGTATGGAGTAGACCACGGAGCTACAGAAGAACTAAAGAAAGCCGTCTATGGTCTAAGTGAGATTTATACTCAGGAGATTGCTGAGGCACAGCTGGTGGCCAATCCTGGATGCTATCCCACCAGTATATTGCTATCCTTATATCCATTATTAAAGGAAGGAATCATTAAAACCAAAGGAATTATAATAGATTCAAAATCCGGTGTATCGGGGGCGGGCAGGTCACCTTCCGATGCCAATCTTTTTGCCCAATGCAATGAAAACCTAAGGGCCTATGGTATAGGTGTTCATCGTCACATACCAGAAATCGAACAGGAGCTATCTAGGGCAGCTACAGAAGAAGTGACAGTACAGTTTACCCCCCACCTCGCGCCTATGACCAGGGGGATTTTAAGTACCATTTATATATCTAATGATAAAAAAGCAGCCTATAGGGATATTGAGGGAATATATGATAGCTATTATGGGGCCCAACCCTTTGTAAGGTTTTTAGGGGAGGAGGAGTACCCCCAGACAAAGGCGGTTTATGGAACAAATTATTGTGACATTGGCGTAAAAATAGATGATAGAACCAATAACTTGGTTATTGTCAGTGCTATAGATAATTTAGTGAAGGGGGCAGCTGGTCAGGCTGTCCAAAACATGAATTTGATGTTTGATTTTAAGGTGGATGAAGGATTAAAACAGGCCCCAGTTTGGCCTTAA
- the argJ gene encoding bifunctional glutamate N-acetyltransferase/amino-acid acetyltransferase ArgJ, whose product MKNFHIFDGDVTSPKGFQASGVHIGIKKKKKDMALIVSDVLAEGAGVFTRNQVCAAPVLISKENIKKGKVQAIIINSGNANACTGKEGHKNALKMLELTAEELKLSSENVLVASTGVIGVPLPMDIVERGIKNAAKALSYGGGIAAAEGILTTDTGTKKIGVEVEIDGKKVTIGGIAKGSGMIHPNMATMLAFITTDAKIEGGFLQSLLKNTVDKTYNMITVDGDTSTNDSVCMMANGLADNNILQEAHPEIEKFKEAFHYVNEYLAKTIVRDGEGATKFLEVEVVNSKTFEDGKAIVKSILNSNLVKTAFFGEDGNWGRIMCSIGYADSAIEVEKVEIYLGDEKKTIKIVEKGEGTKFTEEEIGEVLKEKELKVVVDLKMGNEKARGWGCDLSYDYVKINGAYRT is encoded by the coding sequence ATGAAAAACTTTCATATATTTGATGGCGATGTGACTTCACCTAAGGGATTTCAAGCCAGTGGTGTACATATAGGCATAAAAAAGAAAAAAAAAGATATGGCCTTGATTGTCAGCGATGTTTTAGCAGAGGGGGCGGGGGTATTTACTAGGAATCAAGTTTGTGCAGCTCCAGTACTGATATCTAAGGAAAATATCAAGAAGGGAAAAGTTCAAGCTATTATTATAAACAGTGGAAACGCCAATGCCTGTACAGGGAAGGAAGGTCATAAAAACGCTCTAAAAATGCTGGAACTAACAGCAGAGGAATTAAAGTTATCTTCAGAAAATGTTCTTGTAGCTTCCACAGGAGTAATCGGAGTTCCTTTACCAATGGATATTGTGGAAAGAGGTATCAAAAATGCAGCTAAAGCTTTAAGCTATGGAGGAGGTATAGCAGCAGCAGAGGGCATCCTCACCACAGATACGGGGACGAAGAAGATAGGGGTGGAGGTAGAGATAGATGGGAAAAAAGTTACAATAGGGGGGATTGCTAAGGGTTCTGGAATGATCCACCCTAATATGGCAACTATGCTGGCCTTTATCACCACTGATGCTAAAATAGAGGGGGGTTTTTTACAAAGTCTCTTAAAAAATACGGTAGATAAAACCTACAACATGATTACTGTTGATGGGGATACCAGTACAAATGATAGTGTTTGTATGATGGCCAATGGCTTGGCAGACAATAATATTCTTCAGGAGGCTCATCCTGAAATTGAGAAATTTAAAGAGGCTTTTCATTATGTAAATGAATATTTAGCTAAAACCATTGTACGGGATGGTGAAGGAGCTACAAAATTTTTAGAGGTGGAGGTAGTAAATAGCAAAACCTTTGAAGATGGTAAAGCAATTGTAAAAAGCATTTTAAATTCAAACCTTGTAAAAACTGCCTTCTTTGGAGAAGACGGGAATTGGGGAAGAATTATGTGTAGCATCGGTTATGCTGATTCAGCCATAGAGGTAGAAAAAGTGGAGATTTATTTAGGTGACGAGAAAAAAACAATAAAAATTGTAGAAAAGGGTGAAGGAACCAAATTTACAGAGGAAGAGATAGGAGAAGTTTTAAAGGAAAAGGAATTAAAGGTTGTTGTAGATTTAAAGATGGGAAATGAAAAAGCTAGGGGCTGGGGCTGTGACTTATCCTACGACTATGTAAAAATTAATGGAGCCTATAGAACTTAG
- the argB gene encoding acetylglutamate kinase codes for MNLSPCQKASILIESLPYIKTFYNQTVVIKYGGNAMINDELKQTVIKDIALMKFVGMNPVVVHGGGPEISHMMKKLGKEPKFIDGLRVTDEETMEITEMILLGKINRQIVSLINENGIKAVGISGKDGGMIQAVQKDPKLGLVGEIKKIDTSLIDTITEKGYIPIISPIGCGENGKTYNINADEVAGRLAAALGAKKLVLITDVKGVMKDQRDTSSIISHIKTAEIRKYIEEEIIGGGMIPKIQCCFDAVTMGVERAHIIDGRKPHSILLEIFTNEGIGTMITT; via the coding sequence ATGAACCTATCACCTTGTCAAAAGGCAAGCATTTTAATAGAAAGCTTACCCTATATTAAGACCTTTTATAACCAAACGGTGGTTATTAAGTATGGTGGCAATGCAATGATTAATGATGAGTTGAAACAGACAGTGATTAAGGACATTGCCCTCATGAAATTTGTCGGCATGAATCCAGTGGTGGTCCACGGTGGAGGGCCAGAAATTTCCCATATGATGAAAAAGCTTGGGAAGGAGCCTAAATTTATAGATGGGTTAAGGGTAACAGATGAAGAAACCATGGAGATTACTGAGATGATTCTTCTAGGAAAAATTAATCGTCAAATTGTCTCCTTAATTAATGAAAATGGTATAAAGGCTGTGGGAATCAGTGGTAAGGATGGTGGCATGATTCAAGCTGTACAAAAAGACCCTAAGCTGGGTCTAGTGGGGGAAATTAAAAAAATTGATACCAGTTTAATTGATACCATAACTGAAAAAGGATATATTCCCATTATTTCTCCCATAGGCTGTGGAGAAAATGGTAAGACCTATAATATCAATGCCGATGAAGTAGCAGGACGATTAGCAGCAGCCCTAGGAGCAAAAAAACTTGTTTTAATTACTGATGTAAAGGGGGTTATGAAGGACCAAAGGGATACCTCCTCCATCATATCCCATATAAAAACAGCTGAGATCAGAAAATATATTGAAGAAGAAATCATTGGTGGCGGCATGATTCCTAAAATACAGTGTTGCTTTGATGCAGTAACGATGGGGGTAGAAAGGGCCCATATTATTGACGGTAGAAAACCCCATTCTATTCTTCTGGAAATCTTCACTAATGAAGGAATAGGAACAATGATTACAACCTAA
- a CDS encoding aspartate aminotransferase family protein has translation MLDSIIQQGQKYTMNTYNRLPVAFTKGEGCYLTDTEEKEYLDMIGGLGACGLGHNHPIVTKAIQQQAEKYIHVSNIYWIKEQVELAKLLVENSFGDKAFFCNSGAEANEAAIKLARKYAYKKYGSQKNEIIAMTQSFHGRTLGTLAVTHNKKYQEGYGPIPEGFGFTKFNDIAGLKAAITENTCGIILEPIQGEGGVTPIDGGFLKEIKSLCQEKDILLIFDEVQCGIGRSGKLFAYESYGIEPDIMTLAKALGSGIPIGAVVAKGKVAEALQPGDHGTTFGGNPLSTSVALATMKFMVEEKLWEKAEEMGLYLHEKLQQFTKKYTWIKTVKGKGLMVGLELEIEGGSIVEKALKEGLLINCTAGKILRFLPPLIVEKQEIDKMVEILERIFSKL, from the coding sequence ATGCTAGATAGTATCATCCAACAAGGACAGAAATATACCATGAATACCTATAACCGATTACCTGTAGCCTTTACCAAAGGGGAGGGCTGTTATTTAACAGATACAGAAGAAAAGGAGTATTTAGATATGATTGGGGGTTTAGGGGCCTGTGGGTTAGGCCATAACCATCCTATCGTTACAAAGGCTATTCAACAGCAGGCAGAAAAGTATATTCATGTATCCAATATTTATTGGATAAAAGAGCAGGTGGAGTTAGCAAAGCTTCTTGTAGAAAATTCCTTTGGAGATAAAGCTTTTTTCTGTAACAGTGGGGCAGAAGCCAATGAGGCCGCCATTAAATTGGCAAGAAAGTATGCCTATAAAAAGTATGGAAGTCAAAAAAATGAGATTATTGCCATGACCCAATCCTTCCATGGAAGAACCCTAGGAACCCTCGCAGTAACCCATAATAAAAAGTACCAAGAGGGTTATGGTCCTATACCAGAGGGGTTTGGTTTTACAAAATTTAATGATATAGCTGGATTAAAGGCTGCTATTACGGAAAATACCTGTGGCATCATACTGGAGCCTATACAGGGGGAGGGAGGGGTTACACCAATAGATGGAGGGTTTTTGAAGGAGATTAAAAGCCTATGCCAAGAAAAGGATATTCTTTTAATTTTTGATGAAGTACAGTGCGGTATTGGAAGAAGTGGAAAGCTATTTGCCTATGAAAGTTATGGGATAGAACCAGACATTATGACCTTAGCCAAGGCATTGGGTAGTGGTATTCCCATAGGAGCTGTGGTGGCTAAGGGGAAAGTGGCAGAGGCCCTTCAGCCTGGAGATCATGGTACAACCTTTGGGGGCAACCCCTTATCCACTAGTGTTGCTTTAGCAACTATGAAGTTTATGGTAGAAGAAAAGCTATGGGAAAAGGCGGAGGAGATGGGACTATACCTCCATGAAAAACTACAGCAGTTTACGAAAAAATATACCTGGATAAAAACAGTAAAAGGTAAGGGATTGATGGTGGGCCTAGAACTTGAAATAGAAGGAGGGTCTATCGTTGAAAAAGCTCTTAAAGAAGGGCTTTTAATAAACTGTACCGCTGGAAAGATACTGAGATTTCTTCCCCCCCTTATAGTAGAAAAACAGGAAATAGATAAGATGGTAGAAATTTTAGAGAGGATTTTTTCAAAATTATAG
- the pglX gene encoding BREX-1 system adenine-specific DNA-methyltransferase PglX: protein MNKTLLKNLVLQGRRELRHKIKRRAMDLGITEENIHGKPRIHLTVREEVERNKLLAKMLAKGFLEVIEEATYTWFKVLIILRFMEANDYYPIHIKSLAYPIGSNIEKEHILRQWNKLNEIAPWIFQAIQEDDLLLFPTNLLKEGSFLGELTNKHLISQEDWQEVEIIGWLYQYYITEENERISKGKGRYEKEEISFATQLFTPKWMVQYMIENSLGRYWVESHPKDKELIEGWKYYVENPGLQKDFQEKLIIDINESSRIEEIKCFDPAMGSGHILVYMFDVLFQIYKRYGYKHKEIPRLIIENNLYGLDIDDRAYELACFSIVMKAMAYDRDFLESIKKEGLKLHLAAIEETNDLEEGDIAYVAGGCRGENYKKTKKFIGQFYDGKLYGSLIEVKEFDREFFENRLKDIKNNSPQNSSEKILKKKMIKVLSSLIMQAEIMGKSYEILVTNPPYISNKYFPPKLSNFIINNYHEVKDDLFSAFIVYSFSRVKPHGHLAFMTPFVWMFIGSYEKLREMIIKKKQITSLVQLEYSGFDGATVPICVFTLRNQYINLPGEYIRLSEFRGVENQSIKTREAIINPEVDYRYTIYAKKFLKINKIPIAYWLSEKLSNIFLMEKPISSYGRTCKGIDTGNNSLFLKLWFEIEFQKLGVGFKNYKQAMESSFDYYPYNKGGAYRKWYGNHEYVLWWKKDGKDLKKYPKANLRNKEYYRRDGLTWSTVTSSSFSMREFGYGFYFDNGGSCLFIENKRYYLALLNSKIFKSIQKLSPTLNFQPGDIGRVPVIFSESRKDKIIDLTGECIAIAKKDWDSLEISWDFKQDPILAHKEKATTIEEAFDNWKIFSEAQFNKLKKKEEEINRLFIEIYGLGEELTPEVNEEDITIRRADGKRDIKAFISYSVGCMLGRYSLDEEGLVYAGGEFDIKRYNKFRPVEDNILPILSNKHLGDDIVSRFIEFIKVTFGEDTLQENIEYIAVVLGRQKGRTAEEVIRSYFLHDFYKDHVKTYKKRPIYWLFTSGKEKAFNCLIYIHRYDKQIFKKLREDYLPRLHKNLKAQKIVLTAVVNQSGTVKNNSSVKKEFKRLKKEIEELKIYDEMLHPMVQEEIEVDLDDGVTVNYGKFNNLLKNL, encoded by the coding sequence ATGAATAAAACTCTGTTAAAAAATCTTGTCCTTCAAGGAAGAAGAGAACTAAGACATAAGATAAAAAGAAGAGCTATGGATTTAGGAATAACAGAAGAGAATATCCATGGTAAACCTAGGATACATCTTACTGTAAGGGAAGAAGTCGAAAGAAATAAGCTGCTGGCTAAAATGTTGGCAAAGGGATTCCTAGAAGTAATAGAAGAAGCTACCTACACATGGTTTAAGGTGCTAATCATCCTTCGATTTATGGAGGCAAATGATTATTATCCAATTCACATCAAGTCCTTAGCCTATCCTATAGGTAGTAACATAGAAAAAGAGCATATCCTTCGCCAGTGGAATAAATTAAATGAAATTGCTCCATGGATTTTTCAAGCAATTCAAGAGGATGATCTTCTTCTCTTTCCCACTAACTTACTGAAGGAAGGTAGCTTCTTGGGAGAGCTAACCAATAAACATCTTATTTCTCAAGAGGATTGGCAGGAGGTTGAAATTATAGGGTGGCTCTATCAATACTACATAACAGAGGAAAATGAAAGAATTAGCAAAGGAAAAGGAAGATATGAAAAGGAGGAAATTTCCTTTGCTACTCAATTATTTACTCCCAAATGGATGGTTCAATATATGATAGAAAATTCCCTAGGACGATATTGGGTGGAGTCCCATCCAAAAGATAAGGAGCTTATAGAAGGCTGGAAATATTATGTAGAAAATCCTGGACTACAAAAGGATTTTCAAGAAAAGTTAATTATTGATATAAATGAAAGTTCAAGAATAGAGGAAATAAAATGCTTTGATCCCGCTATGGGGAGTGGTCATATTCTTGTATATATGTTTGATGTGTTATTTCAAATCTACAAGAGATATGGTTATAAGCATAAGGAGATACCAAGGCTGATTATAGAAAACAATCTCTATGGATTAGATATTGATGATAGAGCTTATGAACTTGCTTGTTTTTCTATTGTTATGAAGGCTATGGCCTATGATAGAGATTTTTTAGAAAGTATCAAGAAGGAGGGGTTAAAGCTTCATTTAGCTGCTATAGAGGAAACCAATGATCTGGAGGAGGGAGATATTGCCTATGTTGCAGGAGGGTGTAGAGGGGAAAACTATAAAAAAACAAAGAAATTTATAGGCCAGTTCTATGATGGCAAACTATATGGTTCTTTAATAGAGGTAAAAGAATTTGATAGAGAATTTTTTGAAAACAGACTTAAGGATATAAAAAATAATTCTCCCCAAAATTCATCAGAGAAAATATTGAAGAAAAAGATGATAAAGGTGCTAAGTTCCCTAATAATGCAAGCAGAAATCATGGGAAAAAGCTATGAAATATTGGTAACCAACCCCCCTTATATAAGCAATAAATATTTTCCCCCTAAGTTAAGTAATTTTATAATCAACAATTATCATGAGGTGAAGGATGATTTGTTTTCTGCTTTTATTGTGTATAGTTTTTCTAGGGTGAAACCCCATGGACATTTAGCCTTTATGACTCCCTTTGTTTGGATGTTTATAGGCTCCTATGAAAAGTTGAGGGAAATGATAATAAAGAAAAAGCAAATTACCTCTTTAGTTCAATTGGAATACTCAGGTTTTGATGGAGCCACTGTCCCCATATGTGTTTTCACCCTACGCAATCAATATATAAATCTTCCAGGAGAGTATATTCGTCTGTCGGAATTCAGAGGGGTAGAAAATCAGTCTATTAAAACAAGAGAAGCAATAATAAATCCAGAAGTGGATTACCGATATACGATTTATGCCAAAAAATTTCTGAAAATTAATAAAATTCCAATAGCCTACTGGTTGAGCGAAAAATTATCAAATATTTTTTTAATGGAGAAACCTATCTCCTCCTATGGTAGAACATGTAAGGGAATAGATACTGGTAACAATAGCTTGTTCTTAAAGCTATGGTTTGAAATAGAATTTCAAAAACTGGGAGTGGGATTTAAAAATTATAAACAAGCAATGGAATCAAGCTTTGATTATTATCCCTATAACAAAGGAGGAGCCTATAGAAAATGGTATGGTAATCATGAATATGTTTTATGGTGGAAAAAAGATGGTAAAGATTTAAAGAAATATCCTAAAGCCAATCTCAGGAATAAAGAATATTATAGAAGAGATGGTCTCACCTGGTCTACCGTCACCTCCAGCAGCTTTAGCATGAGGGAATTTGGATATGGGTTTTACTTTGATAATGGAGGAAGCTGTCTATTTATAGAAAACAAAAGATATTATTTAGCCTTATTAAACTCTAAAATATTTAAATCTATCCAAAAACTTTCCCCCACTTTAAATTTTCAGCCAGGGGATATTGGGAGGGTTCCAGTGATTTTCTCTGAAAGTCGGAAGGATAAGATTATAGATTTAACAGGGGAATGTATTGCAATAGCTAAAAAAGACTGGGATTCCCTTGAAATATCATGGGATTTTAAACAAGATCCAATATTAGCCCATAAAGAAAAAGCTACCACTATAGAAGAAGCTTTTGATAATTGGAAGATATTTTCAGAGGCCCAGTTCAATAAGCTAAAGAAAAAGGAAGAAGAAATCAATAGGTTATTCATTGAGATTTATGGGTTGGGGGAGGAGTTGACCCCTGAGGTAAATGAAGAGGATATTACCATTAGAAGGGCTGATGGAAAAAGGGATATAAAAGCCTTTATTTCCTATAGTGTAGGTTGTATGCTGGGAAGATATTCCCTTGATGAAGAAGGTCTTGTTTATGCTGGAGGTGAATTTGATATAAAGAGATACAATAAATTTAGACCTGTTGAAGATAATATCTTACCCATCCTATCCAATAAGCATTTGGGAGATGACATTGTATCGAGATTTATTGAATTTATTAAGGTAACCTTTGGAGAAGACACCCTACAGGAAAATATTGAATATATTGCCGTAGTATTGGGGAGACAGAAAGGAAGAACTGCTGAAGAAGTAATCAGAAGTTACTTTCTCCATGATTTTTACAAGGATCATGTGAAAACCTATAAGAAGAGACCAATTTATTGGTTATTTACCTCAGGAAAAGAAAAGGCCTTTAACTGTCTAATCTATATCCATCGATATGATAAACAAATTTTTAAAAAGTTAAGAGAAGATTATCTCCCTAGATTACACAAAAATTTAAAAGCTCAAAAAATTGTTTTAACGGCAGTAGTTAATCAAAGTGGAACAGTTAAGAATAATTCCTCTGTAAAAAAGGAATTTAAAAGACTTAAAAAAGAAATAGAAGAGTTAAAAATTTATGATGAAATGTTACACCCTATGGTACAAGAGGAGATAGAGGTTGATTTAGATGATGGGGTGACAGTGAATTATGGAAAGTTTAATAATCTCCTGAAAAACCTATAA